In Aegilops tauschii subsp. strangulata cultivar AL8/78 chromosome 3, Aet v6.0, whole genome shotgun sequence, one genomic interval encodes:
- the LOC109760921 gene encoding cysteine proteinase inhibitor 8, which produces MARPLFLLALLATALAATSTLGRRGGLLGGWSPVPDVNDAHVQELGGWAVAQHASLANDGLLFRRVTRGEQQVVSGMNYRLLVVAADGSGKSVIYLAQIYEHWSGTRKLTSFKPAAGG; this is translated from the coding sequence ATGGCGAGACCGCTCTTCCTGCTCGCCCTCCTGGCCACGGCTCTCGCAGCCACCTCAACCCTCGGCCGCCGCGGCGGGCTCCTGGGCGGGTGGAGCCCCGTCCCGGACGTGAACGACGCGCACGTCCAGGAGCTCGGCGGGTGGGCGGTGGCCCAGCACGCCAGCCTAGCCAACGACGGGCTGCTCTTCCGCCGGGTGACGCGCGGCGAGCAGCAGGTGGTGTCCGGGATGAACTACCGCCTCTTGGTGGTCGCGGCGGACGGCTCCGGCAAGAGCGTGATCTATCTCGCGCAGATCTACGAGCACTGGAGCGGCACCCGCAAACTCACGTCCTTCAAGCCGGCTGCCGGCGGCTAA